Proteins co-encoded in one Candidatus Caldatribacterium sp. genomic window:
- the amaP gene encoding alkaline shock response membrane anchor protein AmaP, giving the protein MQLFGKVVAGVLGIFLLLFAVVVVVLFFNVVPILAIQEWLVDFHTLLHRNVFTKALSATGIVLLVLGAVFLFRLLLPRGGRFIVQKTEEGEVRVSFESLHALAREALRGFQEIVSVTPKVERIGPDAQLLLHLVVRTDTSIPELSSLVQTKVRERIERQTGITLKDIKLLVDL; this is encoded by the coding sequence ATGCAGCTTTTTGGAAAGGTTGTGGCTGGAGTTTTAGGGATTTTCCTGCTTCTTTTTGCCGTGGTCGTGGTGGTGCTCTTTTTCAATGTCGTGCCCATCCTTGCCATCCAGGAGTGGCTCGTTGATTTCCATACTCTTCTCCACCGTAACGTTTTCACTAAAGCCCTGAGCGCTACGGGTATTGTGCTCCTTGTCCTTGGGGCGGTGTTCCTTTTCCGCCTTCTTCTCCCTCGGGGTGGGCGGTTCATTGTCCAGAAAACAGAAGAAGGGGAGGTTCGGGTCTCCTTTGAATCGCTCCATGCCCTTGCTCGGGAGGCCCTGCGAGGGTTTCAGGAAATCGTCTCCGTGACGCCAAAGGTTGAGCGAATCGGGCCTGATGCCCAGCTCCTTCTCCACCTTGTGGTCCGGACCGACACCTCTATCCCGGAACTCTCAAGCCTTGTGCAAACCAAAGTCCGAGAGCGCATCGAGCGGCAAACGGGTATCACCCTCAAGGACATCAAGCTCCTTGTTGACCTAC
- a CDS encoding phosphate ABC transporter substrate-binding protein — MDRRVLLPKNALLIGLLGCVILSFPILAEEYVAIQGSTTVLPLVQVLAEEYLAEHPEADISVSGGGSGVGITALLDGVVDVAMSSREAKEKEIEAARKKGKELIPYIIAYDAIAVIVHPSNPVENLPLETLRKIYSGEITNWEELGWRRMPIVPISRDFASGTFEVFNKVVLKGKEVTPSALMLVSNLAILQEVSSSPGCIGYVGLGYVRESVKVVAIDEVFPSSESVRGGVYPLSRPLYLYLAHPPEGVIRDFLDFILSERGQRIVTETGFIPVAEEKEREMVLPK; from the coding sequence ATGGATCGACGTGTGCTTCTACCAAAAAATGCTCTCCTCATAGGGCTTTTGGGCTGTGTCATTCTTTCCTTTCCCATCCTTGCAGAGGAATACGTTGCCATTCAGGGCTCAACGACAGTGCTTCCTCTCGTCCAGGTTCTTGCCGAAGAGTACCTTGCCGAGCACCCTGAGGCCGACATCAGCGTGAGCGGAGGAGGCTCAGGGGTAGGCATCACAGCTCTCCTTGACGGAGTTGTGGACGTGGCCATGTCCTCCCGGGAGGCAAAGGAAAAGGAGATTGAAGCGGCCCGCAAAAAAGGCAAAGAGCTCATACCGTACATCATCGCGTACGATGCCATTGCCGTTATTGTCCACCCTTCGAACCCGGTGGAAAATCTCCCTCTTGAGACCCTCCGAAAAATCTACTCCGGGGAGATTACTAACTGGGAGGAACTTGGGTGGCGCAGAATGCCCATCGTTCCCATATCCCGGGATTTTGCCTCAGGAACTTTTGAGGTGTTCAACAAAGTGGTCCTGAAAGGAAAGGAAGTGACTCCCTCGGCCCTCATGCTCGTTTCAAACCTTGCCATTCTCCAGGAGGTTTCATCCTCTCCAGGGTGCATCGGGTACGTGGGGCTTGGGTACGTGCGGGAGAGCGTGAAAGTTGTGGCAATTGACGAGGTTTTCCCCTCCTCAGAGAGCGTGCGTGGGGGAGTGTATCCTCTTTCCAGGCCGCTTTACCTCTACCTTGCCCATCCTCCCGAAGGAGTCATTCGGGATTTCCTCGATTTCATTCTGAGTGAACGGGGCCAGAGAATCGTTACCGAGACGGGTTTCATTCCCGTTGCGGAAGAAAAGGAAAGAGAAATGGTTCTACCCAAATAG
- a CDS encoding N-acetyltransferase, protein MKEKTLVIRRARVEDLSAITEIYNEAVLTTISTFHLYPRSFEEQVKWFESHTERYPLLVAEDNGMVVAWACLSPYSDREGYQYTVTDSIYVRREFRRQHIGYELLSTLLEEAKRLSYHSVIAIIASENIPSIRLHEKLGFVLRGVLREAGFKFGRWIDVCFYQKMLSS, encoded by the coding sequence ATGAAGGAAAAAACTCTGGTCATCCGGAGAGCACGCGTGGAGGACCTCTCAGCAATTACCGAAATCTACAACGAGGCGGTCCTCACCACCATTTCGACGTTCCACCTCTACCCGAGGTCTTTCGAGGAGCAGGTTAAGTGGTTCGAGAGCCATACCGAGCGGTATCCCCTTCTCGTTGCCGAGGATAATGGAATGGTCGTTGCCTGGGCTTGCCTGAGCCCGTACTCTGACCGGGAGGGGTACCAGTACACAGTGACCGACTCCATCTACGTTCGCCGGGAATTCCGGCGCCAGCACATTGGGTATGAGCTTTTGAGCACCCTCCTTGAAGAGGCGAAACGCCTCTCATACCACTCGGTGATTGCCATTATCGCAAGCGAAAATATCCCGAGCATCCGGCTCCACGAAAAGCTCGGTTTTGTCCTTCGAGGAGTTCTAAGGGAAGCGGGGTTCAAATTCGGCCGATGGATCGACGTGTGCTTCTACCAAAAAATGCTCTCCTCATAG
- a CDS encoding IS110 family transposase has translation MGKIVVGIDVGKERYNVSIFDGEKHLFQGSTPADPEAFLREVTPHLPGKKEEVLFVMEATSIYHLRLSLALFERDYKVSVVNPFVVKKYAEMLLRRTKTDPVDARTIAQFGFSTSPSLFAPKKEEGYHLQELQRAIEDYTARRTAIQNRLEALRHHPFPNLKLKRLYEEELRRVEETLRALEEEAKNLSMEYAPLEYKLLQTIPGVGKRLASAILGILFPLDRFQNAKELSSFVGLAPQIDQSGKRRERAWLSKRGNPLLRKLLYLAALSASRCNAQCRALYERLIARGKPKKVALIAVANKLLRQIFAILRSGVPYDPHYLEKKRNLALQGT, from the coding sequence ATGGGTAAGATTGTGGTGGGCATCGATGTGGGGAAAGAGAGGTACAACGTGAGCATCTTCGATGGAGAGAAGCACCTCTTCCAGGGCTCTACCCCCGCAGACCCTGAGGCCTTCCTCAGAGAGGTTACTCCCCATCTCCCTGGAAAGAAAGAAGAGGTCCTCTTCGTCATGGAGGCGACAAGCATCTACCACCTCCGGCTGAGCCTTGCCCTCTTTGAGAGGGACTACAAGGTGAGTGTCGTCAATCCCTTCGTGGTGAAGAAGTACGCCGAGATGCTCCTCCGAAGGACCAAGACCGATCCGGTGGATGCCAGAACCATTGCCCAGTTCGGGTTCTCCACCTCCCCTTCCCTCTTTGCCCCCAAAAAGGAGGAAGGGTACCACCTCCAGGAACTCCAGAGGGCCATTGAGGACTACACCGCAAGGAGAACGGCCATCCAGAACCGCCTTGAAGCCCTCCGCCACCATCCCTTCCCCAACCTGAAGCTCAAAAGACTCTATGAGGAGGAGCTCCGAAGGGTTGAGGAGACCTTGAGAGCTTTGGAGGAAGAGGCCAAAAACCTCTCCATGGAGTACGCCCCCCTGGAGTACAAGCTCCTCCAGACCATTCCCGGGGTGGGGAAGAGATTGGCCTCTGCCATCCTTGGGATTCTCTTTCCCCTTGATAGGTTCCAGAACGCCAAGGAACTCTCAAGCTTTGTTGGCCTTGCCCCTCAGATTGACCAGTCGGGGAAGAGGAGAGAAAGAGCCTGGCTCAGTAAGAGGGGGAATCCTCTCCTTCGGAAGCTCCTGTACCTCGCAGCCCTCAGTGCCTCCCGGTGCAATGCCCAGTGCAGGGCCCTCTATGAGCGCCTCATTGCTCGAGGGAAACCCAAGAAGGTGGCCTTGATTGCGGTGGCCAATAAGCTCCTGAGGCAGATCTTTGCCATCCTGAGGAGTGGAGTTCCCTATGACCCCCATTACTTAGAGAAGAAAAGGAACCTTGCCCTTCAGGGGACTTGA
- a CDS encoding TlpA family protein disulfide reductase: protein MRRIFSFLVLACGVAAILLLSGCSWFLDLFPSPSPSPSPSPSPLPGNTDMDEKDFTLPLVGGGTLTLSSLKGKPVLLVFFSPGCPHCKEEVSALNAVYAKYKDQGLVVLGAGYGSEASIEYFVNQNNVTYPTVSFMDRGILETYGVSYVPHNVFFGRDGNIVRTHVGPMSSSLIESYLSGIL from the coding sequence ATGCGTCGCATTTTTTCTTTTCTTGTCCTGGCTTGCGGGGTAGCAGCGATCCTTCTCCTTTCTGGGTGCTCGTGGTTTTTGGACCTCTTCCCTTCGCCTTCTCCGTCTCCTTCACCCTCTCCCTCGCCGCTTCCGGGAAATACGGACATGGATGAGAAAGACTTTACCCTTCCTCTTGTCGGTGGGGGAACCCTGACCCTTTCATCTCTCAAGGGGAAGCCGGTGCTCCTTGTCTTCTTCTCCCCGGGTTGTCCCCACTGCAAAGAGGAGGTTTCCGCACTTAATGCGGTCTATGCCAAGTACAAGGACCAGGGTCTTGTGGTCCTTGGAGCGGGATACGGTTCAGAGGCGAGCATTGAGTACTTTGTCAATCAGAACAATGTTACCTATCCCACTGTTTCCTTTATGGATCGAGGTATCCTCGAGACCTATGGAGTGAGCTATGTTCCCCACAACGTTTTCTTTGGCCGCGATGGGAATATAGTAAGAACCCACGTGGGTCCGATGAGTTCATCGCTTATTGAGAGCTACCTGAGCGGGATTCTCTAA
- a CDS encoding O-antigen ligase family protein: MASWPRGKFLLGVTLLLVAVGIIFLLAVHSGIVGGGATRLLDVSLCSRNVWERLIFYRDGLKIFFKRPLAGWGGGGWKALYLSIRSFPYATRATHNLYLQLLIEGGVVGAALFLLFSLIRETAGALGSDRTPWTTVLFGGLLLSFLHGFVDFNFSLGAYQLGVWFLAGCAASFFLGKHCSPEANRSVRLHPLAIGLVSLFLFTLASSSVVAEWWYTFGRYFVEEDELDEAIRVLEKATRLEPWNPEIYYYLSKTLRKKANLERSKAIHTKAVEAGERAIRLAPYNSLFLEHLGILYAERGEFHRALSFMERAIAADPLRISPYLNLAKMCRIAGIHSLEKGEKEEALFFLERGIRVRELLEKARERSLEPPQWDPAEVQEVETLVEELGKLKAGLPQSQE, encoded by the coding sequence GTGGCATCCTGGCCAAGGGGAAAGTTTCTCCTTGGGGTTACCCTCCTTCTTGTGGCGGTGGGGATTATTTTCCTCCTTGCGGTACACTCTGGCATCGTGGGTGGTGGGGCTACGAGGCTCCTTGACGTGAGCCTCTGTAGCCGCAATGTCTGGGAACGCCTGATTTTCTACCGTGATGGCTTGAAGATTTTCTTCAAGCGTCCTCTTGCCGGCTGGGGTGGCGGGGGATGGAAGGCGCTCTACCTTTCGATTCGCTCCTTCCCGTACGCCACCAGGGCAACCCACAACCTCTACCTCCAGCTCCTCATCGAAGGGGGAGTCGTGGGCGCTGCTCTTTTCCTCCTCTTTTCCCTTATCAGGGAGACGGCAGGAGCACTTGGGAGTGACAGGACCCCCTGGACAACGGTGCTTTTCGGTGGCCTCCTTCTTTCCTTCCTACACGGGTTTGTGGACTTCAATTTCAGCCTTGGAGCCTACCAGCTCGGGGTTTGGTTTCTTGCCGGATGCGCCGCCTCCTTTTTCCTCGGGAAACACTGTTCTCCCGAGGCAAACCGTTCCGTGCGATTGCATCCTCTTGCCATTGGCCTTGTCTCTCTTTTCCTTTTCACCCTGGCCTCTTCCTCAGTTGTGGCCGAGTGGTGGTACACCTTTGGTCGGTACTTCGTTGAGGAAGACGAACTCGATGAAGCGATACGTGTCCTGGAGAAGGCCACACGCCTTGAACCCTGGAATCCTGAAATCTACTACTACTTGAGTAAAACCCTCAGGAAAAAAGCCAATCTTGAGCGGAGCAAAGCTATCCACACGAAAGCCGTAGAGGCAGGTGAGCGGGCTATCCGCCTTGCTCCCTATAATTCGCTCTTCCTGGAACATTTGGGCATTCTCTATGCGGAGCGGGGGGAGTTCCACAGAGCTCTGTCCTTTATGGAGAGGGCCATTGCCGCAGACCCTCTGAGGATCAGCCCTTACCTGAACCTTGCCAAAATGTGCCGCATTGCGGGTATCCACTCCCTCGAGAAAGGGGAGAAGGAAGAAGCCCTCTTCTTCCTTGAGAGGGGCATTCGGGTGAGGGAGCTCCTCGAGAAGGCAAGAGAGCGCTCTTTAGAACCTCCCCAGTGGGATCCTGCCGAGGTTCAGGAGGTTGAAACCCTGGTCGAAGAGCTGGGAAAACTCAAAGCGGGGCTGCCCCAGTCACAGGAATAA
- a CDS encoding nucleotidyltransferase family protein: MSRRGVKKRLTQGAKRSLEDFMDILRKNVGELKRRFKVQEIGVFGSYVRGEENEKSDLDVLVAFQEPVGLFAFLDLEEYLEELLGVKVDLVSRKALKPHIGKHILEEVVYIHEEKGLP, from the coding sequence ATGTCCCGCCGTGGCGTCAAGAAGAGGCTTACACAGGGCGCAAAAAGAAGTCTTGAAGACTTTATGGACATTCTCAGAAAGAATGTAGGGGAACTCAAGAGGCGGTTCAAGGTTCAGGAGATTGGGGTATTCGGTTCCTACGTGAGGGGAGAGGAAAACGAAAAGAGCGACCTTGACGTACTCGTCGCCTTCCAGGAACCCGTGGGGCTTTTTGCATTCCTGGATCTTGAGGAGTACCTGGAGGAACTTTTGGGAGTGAAAGTGGACCTTGTATCCAGGAAAGCCCTGAAGCCGCACATCGGGAAGCACATCCTCGAGGAAGTCGTCTACATCCATGAGGAAAAGGGACTACCGTGA
- a CDS encoding response regulator transcription factor, translating into MRKWRVALVDDHPIFVAGLQKLLEAEGSFEVVASAYSFEEAVEKILPLEVDLVLLDFNIPGGDGLGLLRVLRQAKKNTVFLMLTVEEDERVIAQAVLEGARGYVLKQDPPERLLRSIQACLSGEVLLSSIVYSKIHGLVQQAVPRGKSLLREKLSPREQEIVRLLAQGKSNREIGELLFISEKTVKNHVSNILRKLGLSDRREVALLAFREGFLKEE; encoded by the coding sequence GTGAGGAAGTGGCGAGTGGCCTTAGTGGATGACCATCCCATTTTTGTGGCAGGATTGCAGAAGCTCCTTGAAGCCGAGGGAAGCTTTGAAGTTGTGGCCTCGGCGTACTCTTTTGAGGAGGCGGTGGAGAAAATCCTCCCCCTCGAGGTGGACCTTGTGCTTTTGGACTTCAACATCCCAGGAGGTGACGGCCTTGGGCTCCTCCGGGTCCTCCGCCAGGCTAAGAAGAACACGGTTTTCCTCATGCTGACTGTGGAGGAGGACGAAAGGGTCATTGCACAGGCAGTTCTTGAGGGGGCTCGGGGGTATGTGCTCAAGCAGGATCCCCCAGAGCGGCTTCTCAGGAGTATCCAGGCATGCCTTTCTGGAGAAGTCCTTCTCAGCAGTATCGTCTACTCTAAAATCCACGGCTTGGTGCAGCAGGCCGTCCCTCGGGGAAAGTCCCTCCTTCGGGAAAAGCTCTCGCCCCGGGAGCAGGAGATTGTGCGCCTTCTTGCCCAGGGAAAGAGCAACCGGGAGATAGGGGAGCTCCTCTTCATCAGCGAGAAGACCGTGAAGAACCACGTGAGCAACATTCTCCGGAAGCTCGGCCTTTCTGACCGCCGGGAAGTTGCCCTTTTGGCCTTTCGTGAAGGTTTCCTCAAGGAGGAATAG